The region ATCGGCAAACCTCGCGACAGACCACCAACAACTGCTGATGACGACGCTGAAGCGGTTGGCTGAAAAACATGGGATGACCTGTTTGATGCATGAGAAACCGTTTGCAGGGGTGAACGGTTCGGGCAAGCATGTGAATTGGTCGTTGGGAAGTCGGTCCCAGGGCAATCTATTGGACCCAGGCGACACGCCTCACGAAAACGCCCAGTTTTTGGTGTTTTGTGCCGCGGTGATCCGTGCGGTTTACAAGTACCAAGGGTTGCTGCGAGCGGTAGTGGCGACCGCCAGCAACGATCATCGGCTGGGTGCCAACGAGGCTCCGCCGGCGATCATGTCGGTGTTCCTGGGGGACCAATTGACCGACGTGTTTGAGCAAATCAAGGCGGGCGGCGCGAATTCGTCGATCGCAAAAGGGACGTTGACGGTAGGGGTGGACGTGTTGCCGCCGCTTCCCAAAGACGCCGGGGATCGGAACCGCACCAGTCCGTTTGCGTTTACCGGGAATCGTTTCGAATTCCGAGCCGTGGGATCGAACCAATCGATCGCTGGTCCGTTGGTGGCGATGAACACCATCGTTGCCGAGTCGGTCGATTACTGCGCGACCCAATTGGAAGCGGCGACCGACGGGACGCCTGAATCGCTACACAGTGCGATCCAAGTGTTGTTGACGGAGATCATGAACGAGTGTTCTTCGGTCGTCTTCAACGGCGACGGCTACTCGGATGAGTGGCATACCGAGGCGGCCAAGTTGGGGCTGTTGAACATGAAATCGACGCCGGATGCGTTGCCGTACTTGCAAGCCCCCGAAGTCGCTGAGTTGTTCCAAAAGTACGGTGTGTTGTCAGGACGAGAATTGGAAAGTCGACTTGAGACCTATCTCGAGCAGTACTGCATGTCGATCAGCGTCGAAGCCAAGTTGACGTACAGCATGGCTAAAACGATGATCTTTCCCGCTGCGATTCGTTACCAAAATGAATTGGCTGCGACCTGCACCAATTTGAAGTTGTTGGGCTATGATTTTGACACCGACACGCTCGATGAGATGACGTCGCTGGTGAAGCAATTGCAGGACAACATCACGCTGCTGCAGAAGAAGATGGATGATGCGGTCGGCGGTGGTCTGATAGAACACGCCAAGCATTTCGGCGAGGTGGTGTTGCCAGCGATGAACGCGGTGCGTGAGGTAGCCGACGAGCTCGAGGGGATCGTCGCGGACGATATCTGGCCGCTGCCGAAGTACCAAGAGATGCTGTTCATCAAGTAGCAGAACGTCGCATCGATGTGTCACGTCGACACGTCGCGTCAAAACGTCGCGAAACTCGCCAGGAGTTTCGGGGATGGTGTGTGGGATTTTGTGGTAGCTACCTTCGCCAGAAGGTGGTGACTCGCATCTGCGTGGCAACTGTCCGCGCTCTGGCAAGCGTGGCGACAAAACGTCAGAACGGGCGATTCCAGGCCGTGACAGGCTGGAAGCCTATCCCACATTTAGCCTAGCCAGAATGCGACGGCGGTGGCGACGTCGTCGTGTTCGAGTGCTTCGTGGGCCAGCAATTCGTCGGCGACTGCGGCGATCGCCGCCCACCACTGGTCGTCTGCCATGCGGCGATACAGCCGAGCGATGATCTGTTCAAGGAAACGGATTTGTTCGGCGGGATGCGAGAACAGTCCGACCGATCGCTCGCATGCTTGTTGCCAATCGCCTTGCCATGGCCCGAAATGGGCCGGATGCAGTCGCTCGCCCCGATAGATCATTTCGGCCACGGGCCCAGCTAAAATGGTCATCAATTCGCGTTGGCGTTGCCAATCGCAGCCGGCATCGACTTTTCCCCAATTGACCAAACAATCGCCAAAACGGCGGGGTAAGTCGTCGTCGATCATGCTATCAAGCCGCACTTCGTCAATTTGGGCTCCGAGCAGGTAGCCGACGACCACATGGCCTGCTTCGTGATAGGCGGTCAGCGTTTCGTCATCGTTCAATTTTGGCTTCCTTGTGATAAACTGCGGCGGTCCGCCCCCATTATCTTTGTTTGGGACGTTCCTGCGTTGCCGGATCGATCCTGCGAAGGGCACCATCATTACGCGATTGAGACAACCATGAAAGCGTTATTGCTAACCGAATATAAAGAGATGCAAGTCACCGACGTTGATGCTCCGGAAGTGGGGGCCGACGATGTTTTGGTTCAGGTCGAAGCGTGCGGCATCTGTGGCAGCGATATTCATGGCTATGACGGCAGCACGGGGCGTCGTATTCCGCCGTTGGTGATGGGGCACGAGGCAGCTGGGATCGTGATCGCCACGGGAGAAAACATAACCGATTTGCCGGAGGGGACGCGAGTCACGTTCGATTCGATGGTGTCGTGTGGCAAGTGTCATTTCTGCCGTCAAGGCGATGGCAATCTTTGTGATCACCGCATGGTGCTGGGCGTTTCTTGTGGCGAATACCGTCGTCATGGTGCGTTCGCCGAACAGATCAGCGTGCCTCGCCGGATCGTTTACACATTGCCCGAGACGTTGCCGTTTGAGCATGCGGCGCTGGTCGAAGCGGTTTCGGTGGCGGTGCATGCCGCCAACGTCACCCAAATCACGTTGGGCGACACCGCCGTCGTGGTGGGTGCGGGGATGATCGGGTTGTTGACAATTCAAGCGGTTCGCGCGGCCGGTGCGACGCAGGTGATCGCGGTCGATTTGAACGACAAACGTTTGGCGGTCGCCAAAGAGCTTGGTGCCGACGTCGTTCTGCGGGGTGATCAAGTCGACGTGCCTGCAGAGGTTCGCAAATTGACCGAAGGCCGCGGAGCCGATGTGGCACTGGAAGTCGTCGGCGCGACGCCCACGATCAACACGGCGATTGAATCGGTCCGCAAAGGCGGCAGCGTGACTTTGGTCGGCAACGTGTCGCCCAAGATTGAATTGCCTCTGCAATCGGTCGTGACACGCGAAATCACGCTGCGAGGCACGTGCGGTTGTAATGGAGAGTATCCGCAGTGCATCGATCTGATGAACCGCGGCATCATCAAGGTCGAGCCACTGATTACCGCTAAAATTTCATTAGATGATGCGCCGCAGTGGTTCGAGCGACTGTACGCAGGGGACCCCGATCAAATGAAAGTCGTCGTTCAGCCCCAGAAAATCGTTCAGCCCCAGAAAAGTTGAGGTGGCTGCTAGGAAAGTAGCCGATAGGGTTGGTAGTGCCTGGACACTGCGATTTGGAATAGAATGAGACTATGATTAGCGAACCCACCATCATCTTGTCAGGCACCGATCCGGACCTTCCTCAGAACGTGCCGCTCGGGATTGCCCGTTACAACAACCTTCGTGAGATGGCGCGTGGCGGCAGCGCGGTATTGCGATCCGGGTTCGATTGCGTCACCGGACGTACCGTGGCGATCAAGTCATTGTTGCCCGAAACGCGGCATGATCGGCGCGAGCAACGACGCCTGCTTCGTGAGGCGCGGGTGACCGCGCAATTGCAGCATCCCAACACGGTGCCGGTTTATGACATCGGCAACGACGAAACCGAAGGGATGTACTTTGTCATGAAGCGGATTTCGGGAGAGAATTTTTTCGAGATCTTAAAGCGAATCGCTCGCGGTGATGAAGCCACCATTGCGGCGTTTCCCACGGCGACTCGCTTAGAGATTGTCGCCAGCGCGTGCCAGGCACTCGCCTATTCGCACGCCCGTGGGGTGATTCACCGCGACTTCAAGCCCGAAAACATTTGGGTGGGTAATTTCGGCGAAGTGATTTTGTTGGACTGGGGAGTCGCCAAAGTGTGGGGGCACGCCGATGACAATGAACCGATCAACCGCAGTGTGTTGAAGCCCCGCGAATCCGACGGCGAGCAGTTGAAAACGTTGACCGGTGGTGGCCAGCGACCGGGAACACCGCTGTACATGTCACCCGAGCAGGTGGACGGCAATCGAGGGATCGATGAACGCACCGATATCTTTAGCGCAGGCGTGGTGCTGTATGAAATGTTGGCGCTGCGTGAGCCGTTTCGCGGAGCGGATATCAACGAGACGTTTGACAACATCAAGCACAAAGAGGTGCCGCCGCCCAGCGAGCGATCGCCCGAACGTGATATCCCCAAAGGGGCCGACGACGTCGTGATGCGAGCGATTCAGAAACGACCGAGCCAACGCTTTCAATCGATGCGAGAATTCATTGATGCCGTGCGAGCGATCCATTGCTAAGCGTGTGGGATAGGCTTCCAGCCTGTCATTGAGAACACTGCTTTCTCAGCGTAGCGAAAGTCGCCAAGACTTTCGGCTTTTCGGTTCAGGAAACGAAACTCTTGACGGCTTGTTGATTTAATGAAGTTTCCTTCGGCAAGGGGTGTAGGATGGACTTTCTAGTCCGTCAATGACGTATTCGACGGGCTAGGAAGTCCATCGTACGACTAAATCAACAAGCCGTTGGCGAGTTTCGCTACCTTGTATGTCGCAGCCTTCCTTATCTATCGTGGGCATATAAACGTGTTCTTGATGACAGACGGGAACCCTATCTCACACTTTTCAAACAACTAGGAACGACAACTCGATGTGTGGGATTACTGGGGCAGTTTGGCTGGACGCGAAGATGGCGGTCGATGCGTCGCTGCTGAACAAGATGACCGACTCGATCGCGCATCGTGGTCCCGACGATTCACAGACGTGGATCGATACGGATCATCACGATGCCTATGGGAATCGAGTGGGCGTTGGGTTGGGGTTTCGCCGGCTGAGCATCATCGATCTCGAGGGGGCTCGCCAACCGATGGCCAACGAGGACGGCAGCGTCCGCATGGTGTTCAACGGCGAGATTTTCAATTTCAAAACGCTTCGCCGTCGGCTCGAAGGAACCGGGCACACCTTTGCCACGCACGGCGATGGCGAGCCGGTGCTGCATCTGTACGAGGATGTCGGAACCGATTGTTTTTCGCAGCTCAATGGCATGTTTGCGATCGCAATTTGGGATGCCAAGCGGAATCGACTGGTGCTGGCTCGCGACCGGATCGGGCAAAAACCGCTGTACTATGCACTGAAAAACAATCGGCTGGTTTTCGGCAGCGAACTGAAGTGCTTGGTGGCGGCCGGAGGCGTCTGCGACGAGATTGACCCCGCGGCGATCGACGAATTTTTGACCTACCAATACATCCCGCCGCCGGGCACGATTTGGAAGGGTGTGCGAAAGTTGCCGCCAGGTCATTTTGCGGTGTTTGAAAATGGCCAAGTTCGTGTCGAGCGATATTGGAACTATGACCCGTCGATCGAAATCCCGATTTCACACGCCGACGCCTGCGATCGATTGCGAGAATTGTTGACTGATTCGGTCCGTTTGCGGATGCAAAGCGATGTGCCGCTTGGAGCCTTTTTGTCCGGCGGTATCGATTCATCGTTGATCACCGCGATCGCTCAA is a window of Novipirellula caenicola DNA encoding:
- a CDS encoding glutamine synthetase III, yielding MDFSETPMQDLFCANVFSKKVMQERLPKPVYKSLMKTIESGEKLDPTVADAVASAMKDWALSKGATHYAHVFYPLTGATAEKHDSFLSPDGEGGSIAEFSGSQLIQGEPDGSSFPTGGIRQTFEARGYTIWDVTSPAYILENPNGTTLCIPTAFVSWTGEALDKKTPVLRSMQALNKQAQRILKLFGHEDGAFVASTAGPEQEYFLIDRHFYFARPDLVNAGRTLFGAKPPKGQEFDDHYFGAIPERVLAFMLESERELFKLGIPVKTRHNEVAPGQYEIAPMFESANLATDHQQLLMTTLKRLAEKHGMTCLMHEKPFAGVNGSGKHVNWSLGSRSQGNLLDPGDTPHENAQFLVFCAAVIRAVYKYQGLLRAVVATASNDHRLGANEAPPAIMSVFLGDQLTDVFEQIKAGGANSSIAKGTLTVGVDVLPPLPKDAGDRNRTSPFAFTGNRFEFRAVGSNQSIAGPLVAMNTIVAESVDYCATQLEAATDGTPESLHSAIQVLLTEIMNECSSVVFNGDGYSDEWHTEAAKLGLLNMKSTPDALPYLQAPEVAELFQKYGVLSGRELESRLETYLEQYCMSISVEAKLTYSMAKTMIFPAAIRYQNELAATCTNLKLLGYDFDTDTLDEMTSLVKQLQDNITLLQKKMDDAVGGGLIEHAKHFGEVVLPAMNAVREVADELEGIVADDIWPLPKYQEMLFIK
- a CDS encoding cell division protein FtsH is translated as MNDDETLTAYHEAGHVVVGYLLGAQIDEVRLDSMIDDDLPRRFGDCLVNWGKVDAGCDWQRQRELMTILAGPVAEMIYRGERLHPAHFGPWQGDWQQACERSVGLFSHPAEQIRFLEQIIARLYRRMADDQWWAAIAAVADELLAHEALEHDDVATAVAFWLG
- a CDS encoding serine/threonine-protein kinase translates to MISEPTIILSGTDPDLPQNVPLGIARYNNLREMARGGSAVLRSGFDCVTGRTVAIKSLLPETRHDRREQRRLLREARVTAQLQHPNTVPVYDIGNDETEGMYFVMKRISGENFFEILKRIARGDEATIAAFPTATRLEIVASACQALAYSHARGVIHRDFKPENIWVGNFGEVILLDWGVAKVWGHADDNEPINRSVLKPRESDGEQLKTLTGGGQRPGTPLYMSPEQVDGNRGIDERTDIFSAGVVLYEMLALREPFRGADINETFDNIKHKEVPPPSERSPERDIPKGADDVVMRAIQKRPSQRFQSMREFIDAVRAIHC
- a CDS encoding galactitol-1-phosphate 5-dehydrogenase produces the protein MKALLLTEYKEMQVTDVDAPEVGADDVLVQVEACGICGSDIHGYDGSTGRRIPPLVMGHEAAGIVIATGENITDLPEGTRVTFDSMVSCGKCHFCRQGDGNLCDHRMVLGVSCGEYRRHGAFAEQISVPRRIVYTLPETLPFEHAALVEAVSVAVHAANVTQITLGDTAVVVGAGMIGLLTIQAVRAAGATQVIAVDLNDKRLAVAKELGADVVLRGDQVDVPAEVRKLTEGRGADVALEVVGATPTINTAIESVRKGGSVTLVGNVSPKIELPLQSVVTREITLRGTCGCNGEYPQCIDLMNRGIIKVEPLITAKISLDDAPQWFERLYAGDPDQMKVVVQPQKIVQPQKS